GGTCCGGGTGCCGGGGGCGGCGCCCAGCCTCGACCCCTTCGGCCCGACCCTGAGTTACACGCTGGCGCTGGAACCCAGCGGCAAGCCCTGGCTGCTCGCGCTGGACACGCCGACCGCTCTGCCGCCGGGGGCGCTGCTCACGACCGCTTTTCAGGCCGTCACCCCGCGCCCCGCCGCCACCCGCACCCGCCTGAGCTTCCAGAGCCGCGCCGCGCGGCTGGGCGTGCGGGAAGACCCCGGCCGCCTGAACTTCGCCCTGCACCTGCCGGAAGGGGAGAGTCCGCGCGCCCGCGCCCTGGGGCTGTCGTGGCGCACGCTCCCGCCGCCCGAGCGGGTGGAGGCGGCACTGGCCTTCTTGCGCGCCGGGGGCTTTACCTACACCCTGACGCCCCCGACCCTGCCGCAGCGCGACCGGGTGGACGCTTTCCTCTTCGGCACCCGCGCGGGCTTTTGCGAGCATTACGCCTCGGCCTTCGCGGTGCTGCTGCGGGCGGCGGGACTGCCCACCCGGCTGGTGGGCGGTTACCTCGGCGGCGAGCCGGGGCTGGGCGGCGACTACCTGATCGTGCGCCAGCAAGACGCGCATGCCTGGACCGAGGTGTGGCTGCCGGGCCAGGGCTGGGTGCGGGTGGACCCCACCGCCGTGGTCGCCCCCGCGCGGGTCAACGCCGGGCTGGACACCGCCCTGACCCGCCCCGCCGCGACCGCCGCGCCTCCCCCGGACACCCTGCGCCGCGCCGCGCTGCGCCTCGACGCCCTCCAGACCCGCTGGAACACCTGGGTCGCCGGGTACGACGGCGGGCAACAGCGCGCCCTGCTGGCCCGGGTGGGGCTGGGCGGGGTCGGCGGCTCCGGGTACCTCGTCGCCGGGGCTGGGCTGCTCGCGCTGGCGCTGCTGCCCACGCTGCTCACGGCGCTGCGGCGTCCGCGCCCTGCCGACCCCGCCGCCCGGCTGCTCGACGACCTCACCCGCCGCCTGCGCCTGCCGCGCGCCCCCGGCGAGACGCCCGGCGACTATGCCCGCCGCGCCGCCCAGAAACACCCGGCCCAGGCCGCCGCGATTGCCGCAGCCGTCGCCGCCTACCACGCGGCCCGTTACGGCCTGCACCCGGGCGCGGCCGAGTTGCGGGCGCTGCGGACGGCGGTGCGCCGGGTCCGGCGCAGAGGCTGAGGGGCGCGGCGCCCGCCCGCTGGCGGTCGGCGGCTCAGGAGATTGCCGGGCGCGTTCCGTCGCCCTCCGGGTCACTCCTCCGGCGCCGCTCCCTCCAGGTCCTCGCCCAGCAGCGCGGCGCGTTCCTGCGGCGTCAGGGCGGCCATCACCCGGCGCAGCACCACGTCCACGGCCTGATCGGCGCTCTCGTCGAGGGTCAACCCGTCGAGCAGCGGCACGTCCTCGCGCGCGGCGAGTTCTTCGAGGTAGTCCTGCATCACGCGGATTTCCTCGAAATAGCGCATGTAGCGGTGCAGCGGGCGGCTGGCGGCCGTCTCCTGGTCGCGCGCCTCGAAGTGGCGGCGGTGCTCCTGCTCGTCCGGCAGGGTCACCAGCATGGACACGATCAGCGCGCCCGCGTAGTCGCTTGCCCGCAGGTAACCCGGCACCAGATGCACGCCCTCCAGCACTAGGCTGGTGCCCTCCTCGATGGCCCGCCGCACGACCGCGCCCAGCCCCACGCTGACCTGCTGCACCTGATCGCGAAAGCCCGCCAGCAGTTCCTCGCGGGTGGGTTTCTGGGGGTGGGGGGTGCCGGGCGGCAGCAGGGCTTCCCAGGCGTTGAAGGTGCTGGCGTGCAGCCCGGGGACCAGTTCGCGCGAGACGGTCGCGCGCATGACCTGCCGGATCGCGTCGGTGCCCACCACCCGCGTGATCCCCAGGCGGTAGGCGACCTCGGCGGCCAGAAAGCTCTTGCCGGTGCCGCTCACGCCGCCCAGCAGCACGACCAGGGGCCGGGGCGGGCGGCGAATGACCCGCAGCAGGCGGTAGCGTGCGCTCACGTCGGGGCCGACCTCGTCGCGCAGCAGGGCTTCGACCTTCTCGCGGATGGCCTGGCGGGTCACCAGCCGGTCCTCGCTGCCGCGCAGGTCGCGCTGGGTCACCCGGGCGACCTTGCGCGCCACGTCGGGGGCCACGCCCGCCGCCAGCAGCGACTGCACCAGCAGCCCCTTGCTGAAGGGCGCGGGCGTCCCGCCGTCCCCGCTGACCCCCAGCTTGCCCCGGTTGCGCTGCAAGAAGCGGTAGGTCAGGCGCATGTGCTCGCCGTAGCGCTCGGCCAGCAGCGCCTCGGTCAGCGCGTCGAGGTCCGGGACGCTGATCTCGCGCGCGCCCGACTGCCGCAGCCGCACGTCCGCCGCGCTCGCCACGGCGTAGGCGTCGCGCGGGGGCAGGCCGGTGTCCTCCAGCGTGCGCGCCAGCACGCCGCGGCTGAAGGGCAGCGTGCCTTTCTTGGCCGTCACCGGGATGTCGAAAAAAGCGGGGGTCTGCCGGGCGGCGGCGTCCGCGACCTCGTCTCCGGCCAGCCCGCGCGCCTGCTCGACCATCAGGGCCTGCAACTCGGCGGGGCTGACCACGCTCCTGCGCGCGTGCCGCAGCGCCTGCTCGACCCGCCGCGCCGCCGCCGCCGCGACCGCGCCGCTCGCGCCCGCGTTCACCAGCGACTCCACGACCAGCCCCCGGCTGAAGGGCCAGCCGTGCCGGGCGCTGCCGACGGTGAGTTCAGGTTGGGTCATGTCAGCGGGCCTCTCCTGGCCCCCGCGCGGGAACCGGGGGGCATTCTACGGGCGATTCCCAGGGGGCGTGGCCCCTTTTGCCCTTCCAGGGGGCCGCCTCAGGGGGTGCGGGGGGCGGGCGGCGGCCCCTCGCGGCGTAACGCCCCTTCCAGCAACAGGTTGAGCGCGAGGCGGGTTTCTTCTTGCAAGGTGCGGTCGGTGCCGTAGGCGCTCCAGCGCAGGGCGACCATCAGGTAGGTGTCCGCGATCAGGTTGCTGATGCGCTGGAGGCTCAGGTCGGTGCGGATCATGCCGGCCTGGTGCAGCGGGCGCAAGATCAGCTCGATCACCTTGCTCAGCGGCAGCGCCTGGTAGGCGGTGCGGGCGCGCTCGGGGTTGGGGTTCATCACCTCGTAGGCCAGCGGCGGAAAGAGGTCACGCTCGCGGCCGTTTTCCTCGGCCAGCTGGTCCCAGACCTCGTACAGCACGGTCAGCGGCGGCGTTCCGGCGGCCAGGCGCGCTTCCGCCTGGTCGCGCAAGCGGTCCATCACCTCGCTGCCGTAGTCGAGCAGCACCGCTTCCTTGTAGGGGTAGTAGTTGAAAAAGGTGCCGCGCGAGACGTTGCTGGCCCGCGCGATGTCGGTCGCGGTGGTCGCCTGAAAGCCGCCGCGCTTGAACAGGTCGAGGGCCACGCTGTAGATCCGCGCGCGGCGGCGTTCCTTCTGGCGCTCCCGGAGCGACGACGAATCCATGATTCCCCACGTATAGCGCGTGCGGTCCAAAATTGCACCCCGTTCAAGGTGAGGGGGCGCGGGCGTCCTGGGCCGGAGTCTCAAGGCCGGGTTAGAGAAAAGAGAGCCTGTGGGCGCCCAGGCTCAGCGATGCTGGCCGCATGGACAAGCCCGTCACCCCCCGCGTGCATGGCCTGATCGACTACGCCGCCTGCGCCCTGATGGTCGCCGCGCCGCAGCTGCTGAGGCTCAGCCCCAAGGCGCGCACGGCGTCCTACGCGCTGGCCGGGTCCTACCTGGGCGTGAGCACCCTGACCGACTACCCGGTCGCCGTGCGCCGCCTGATTCCCTTTCCGGTGCACGGCAAGATCGAACTGTCGACGGTGCCCGTGCTGCTGCTGCTGGCCGGGTTGGGGCATGGCGCCCGCGACCGGGGCTATTTCCTGGGGCTGGCGGGCACCGTGCTGGGCGCCTACGCCCTGACCGACTGGCAGGCCGACCCCGACGCCTGAGGCGGGGAAAGGGCCTACGGCTCGAAGGTGTCCTGAAAGGTGTAGCGGTCGCCGCGCACCCAGTAGTTCACGTACGATACCCGCCGCGCGCCGCTGTAGGTCGTGCGCCGCAGCAAGAAGGCGGCGGTACCCAGCGGAACCCGCAGCAGGTCGGCTTCCTCCTGGCGCAGGTTGACCGCTTCCAGGTTCTGCTCGACACGGGTGAGGGGCACCCCCAGACCGATCATCACCTCGTGGATGCTCTCGGCGCCGAGATGGTGGTCGAGCAGCGACGGCGCCAGGGCAGCGTTGATGTAGCGCTTCTCGATCACCAGCGCCTCGTCGCCCGCCGTCCGCAGGCGGTGGACGAAGATCACCGGGTCGCCCGCCTCCAGTTGCAAGACGGCGGCGATCTCGGCGGTCGAGCCGATCTGCATGGCGCGCAGCACGGTGGTGCGGTGCTCGGGGTGGCGCGCCCACTCCTTGAAGGGCCGCACCCGGAACATCCCCTGCCGGAAGCGTTTGCCGGTCGGAAAGGTCCCGGCGCCCTGCACCCGGTACACGTAGCCCTCGCGCTCCAGCTCGTCGATGGCGCGGCGGGCGGTCATGCGCGAAACCTCGAACTCGCGGGCGAGCTGCGGCTCGCTGGGCAGGGGCAGGCCCTCCAGGTAATGCCCTCCCAGGAGGCGGTCTTTGAGGGTGGTCTTGATCAGCGGGTACTTCGCCATGCTTGCCTCCGGACCCTTCCAGGACCCCACGTCGCTCGCGGCGGGTGGTCACTACGCACTCATCTTAGAGTTGGTGTCCACAGTACACAAGCGCCTGGACCGGGTCACGCCCGCAGGAACAGCCGGACGCGGGCACCGGAGTCGTTCCCAGGGCGGCGGGCGGGATAAGCCTGTCTCGGCAGCGGGGACGGGGTGCCCGCCGGGCGGGGAGGCGCGCCTCAGCCGCCGATATGCGACATCTCGACCTTGCTGGCCGTGGTGGCGCGCTGCCCCGGGGTCATCTCGCCGCGTTCCTCGCTGTAGCGGTCCTGGCGCTCCTGCCACACGCCGGCGATCCGGCCACGCAGCTCGGCGTCGGAGGCCCCGGCCCGCAGGGGCGCCCGCAGGTCGGTGCCGCTTCCCGCGAAGAGGCAGGTGTACAGCACGCCCACCGCCGAGAGCCGCGCGCGCGAGCAGTCGCCGCAAAAGGGGGCCGTGACCGAGGAGATCAACCCGACCTCGTGCCCTTGCGGGTCCAGGTGGCGCGCGGCGACCTCGCCCCGGTAGCTGGGGGTCACGGGCCGGAACTCCGCGCCCGTGCCGTCCGCGCTGAGCCGCGCCAGCACCTCGCGCGAGGGCACCACCGCGTCCAGATTCCAGCCGTTGTGGTTGCCCACGTCCATGAACTCGATAAAGCGCACGACCGCCCGTTCGCGCAGCGCCAGCCACAGGTCGCGCAGGCCCGCGTCGTTCACGCCGCGCTGCACGACCGTGTTGACCTTCACGCCCAGCCCGGCCTGAAGGGCGGCCTCGATGCCGTCCAGCACCCGCTCGGGCCAGACGCCCAGGCCGTTCATGCGCCCGAAGACCTGCGGGTCGAGGCTGTCGAGGCTGACCGTCACGCGCCCCAGCCCTGCCCCCTTCAGGTCGCGGGCCAGGCGCGGCAGCAGCAGCCCGTTGGTGGTGAGCGCCACGTCCTGCACGCCGGGCAGGCGGCTGAGGGCCGCGATCAGCTCCGGCAGGTCGCGCCTCAGCAGCGGTTCTCCCCCCGTGACGCGCAGCTTGCGCACGCCCAGCTCCACGAAGACCCGGCTCAGGCGCGTGATCTCCTCGAAACTCAGCAGCTCCTCGCGCGGCAAAAAGGCGTGGTCCGGCCCGAACACCTCGGCGGGCATGCAGTAGGTGCAGCGCAGGTTGCAGCGGTCGGTCACGCTGATCCGCAGGTCGCGCAGGGGCCGGTTCAGCCGGTCGGAGGGCACGGTCCCACCATACGCGCGCCCGCAGGCCGGATTGGCGAACTGGGCCACGCTGACCTCGCCCCCGCGCTGGCCCCGGACGCGGGCACAGGGGGCCGCC
Above is a genomic segment from Deinococcus budaensis containing:
- the moaA gene encoding GTP 3',8-cyclase MoaA, whose product is MPSDRLNRPLRDLRISVTDRCNLRCTYCMPAEVFGPDHAFLPREELLSFEEITRLSRVFVELGVRKLRVTGGEPLLRRDLPELIAALSRLPGVQDVALTTNGLLLPRLARDLKGAGLGRVTVSLDSLDPQVFGRMNGLGVWPERVLDGIEAALQAGLGVKVNTVVQRGVNDAGLRDLWLALRERAVVRFIEFMDVGNHNGWNLDAVVPSREVLARLSADGTGAEFRPVTPSYRGEVAARHLDPQGHEVGLISSVTAPFCGDCSRARLSAVGVLYTCLFAGSGTDLRAPLRAGASDAELRGRIAGVWQERQDRYSEERGEMTPGQRATTASKVEMSHIGG
- a CDS encoding GntR family transcriptional regulator → MAKYPLIKTTLKDRLLGGHYLEGLPLPSEPQLAREFEVSRMTARRAIDELEREGYVYRVQGAGTFPTGKRFRQGMFRVRPFKEWARHPEHRTTVLRAMQIGSTAEIAAVLQLEAGDPVIFVHRLRTAGDEALVIEKRYINAALAPSLLDHHLGAESIHEVMIGLGVPLTRVEQNLEAVNLRQEEADLLRVPLGTAAFLLRRTTYSGARRVSYVNYWVRGDRYTFQDTFEP
- a CDS encoding TetR/AcrR family transcriptional regulator; the encoded protein is MDSSSLRERQKERRRARIYSVALDLFKRGGFQATTATDIARASNVSRGTFFNYYPYKEAVLLDYGSEVMDRLRDQAEARLAAGTPPLTVLYEVWDQLAEENGRERDLFPPLAYEVMNPNPERARTAYQALPLSKVIELILRPLHQAGMIRTDLSLQRISNLIADTYLMVALRWSAYGTDRTLQEETRLALNLLLEGALRREGPPPAPRTP
- a CDS encoding ATP cone domain-containing protein, with protein sequence MTQPELTVGSARHGWPFSRGLVVESLVNAGASGAVAAAAARRVEQALRHARRSVVSPAELQALMVEQARGLAGDEVADAAARQTPAFFDIPVTAKKGTLPFSRGVLARTLEDTGLPPRDAYAVASAADVRLRQSGAREISVPDLDALTEALLAERYGEHMRLTYRFLQRNRGKLGVSGDGGTPAPFSKGLLVQSLLAAGVAPDVARKVARVTQRDLRGSEDRLVTRQAIREKVEALLRDEVGPDVSARYRLLRVIRRPPRPLVVLLGGVSGTGKSFLAAEVAYRLGITRVVGTDAIRQVMRATVSRELVPGLHASTFNAWEALLPPGTPHPQKPTREELLAGFRDQVQQVSVGLGAVVRRAIEEGTSLVLEGVHLVPGYLRASDYAGALIVSMLVTLPDEQEHRRHFEARDQETAASRPLHRYMRYFEEIRVMQDYLEELAAREDVPLLDGLTLDESADQAVDVVLRRVMAALTPQERAALLGEDLEGAAPEE